One genomic window of Motacilla alba alba isolate MOTALB_02 chromosome 1, Motacilla_alba_V1.0_pri, whole genome shotgun sequence includes the following:
- the PCDH8 gene encoding protocadherin-8 isoform X2, with protein sequence MSPLRLLAAACLLALSRCKTVRYRTDEEGAPGTVIGTLADEMPVKAPGEMSFRLMRQFSNSSLVRVREEDGQLSIGEAGLDRERLCGQAPQCVLAFDVVSCWRERYRLVHVELEVRDINDNAPRFPHAQMALEVSESAAPGTRLPLEVAVDEDVGSNSIQSFQVSLNSHFGVEAQTRADGARCADLVLLQELDRERQPSYTLELVAKDGGSPARSGTATVHVRVLDANDNSPTFAQSSVTVELPEDAPPGSLLLDLDAADPDEGPNGEVVYAFSSQVPPEARRLFRLDPRSGHLTLEAAVDYERTRTYELDVRAQDRGASPRAATCTVVVRLTDVNDNAPRISISALRGAASAAGVAYVSEAAATESFVALVSATDRDSGANGQVRCSLRGHDHFALQRAYEDSYMIVTTAALDRERIPEYNLTVVAEDLGSPPFKTVRQYTVRVSDENDNAPLFAKPLYEVAVPENNPPGAYITTVVARDPDLGHNGKVTYRLLETQVMGAPISTYVSVDPATGAIYALRTFNYEILKQLDLRIQATDGGSPQLSSSTVVKVRMVDQNDNPPVIIHPVLTNGTVEIGVSSKTSPDSLVAQIKARDADDGANAELTFAFLEESQQDLFTINPSTGDIVLRGDLSEELGQLFKVILTVTDNGRPPLATTATVNFLVTATAPSSIQDIAKPSSWEGKALQWDIPLIVIIVLAGSCTLLLVAIITIATTCNRRKKGNNIKNNTALKDQIDISHLEKGHQEEGSQRGGNMFEVRTFPSKTSFTSPEPSPAAEEVSTTESGSDSTCLYEGQKRLRGQSGEGFAAAPSYNKEPAPPVAIWKGHSFNTISGREAEKFSGKDSGKGDSDFNDSDSDISGDALKKDLITHMQNGLWACTAECKILGHSDRCWSPSCGRANPHPSPYPSAPLSTFCKSTSLPRDPLRRDNFYQAQLPKTVGLQSVYEKVLHRDFDRTITLLSPPRPARLPDLQEIGVPLFPAPSTRYLGPQTETTEKA encoded by the exons ATGAGCCCCCTGCGGCTGCTGGCcgccgcctgcctgctggccCTGTCCCGCTGCAAGACGGTGAGGTATCGCACCGACGAGGAGGGCGCGCCGGGCACGGTGATCGGTACTCTGGCCGACGAGATGCCGGTGAAGGCGCCGGGGGAGATGAGCTTTCGCCTGATGCGGCAGTTCAGCAACAGTTCGCTGGTGCGGGTGCGGGAGGAGGACGGGCAGCTGAGCATCGGTGAAGCGGGGCTGGACCGGGAGCGGCTGTGCGGCCAAGCCCCACAGTGTGTCCTGGCCTTCGACGTGGTGAGCTGCTGGCGGGAGCGCTACCGCCTGGTGCACGTGGAGCTGGAGGTGCGTGACATCAATGACAATGCACCGCGCTTCCCCCATGCCCAGATGGCGCTGGAGGTGTCGGAGAGCGCTGCCCCCGGCACTCGCCTCCCgctggaggtggctgtggaTGAGGATGTGGGCTCCAACTCCATCCAGAGCTTCCAGGTCTCCCTCAACAGCCACTTCGGTGTGGAGGCACAGACACGGGCGGATGGGGCACGCTGTGCCGacctggtgctgctccaggaactGGACCGCGAGCGCCAGCCCTCCTACACCCTGGAGCTGGTGGCCAAGGATGGTGGCAGTCCAGCGCGCTCAGGCACAGCCACCGTGCATGTCCGCGTTCTCGACGCCAATGACAACAGTCCCACCTTTGCCCAGAGCTCAGTCACGGTGGAGTTGCCTGAGGATGCGCCGCCCGGCTCCCTGCTGCTCGATCTGGATGCTGCTGACCCTGATGAGGGCCCCAATGGTGAGGTGGTCTATGCCTTTAGCAGCCAGGTGCCCCCTGAGGCACGGCGGCTCTTCCGCCTCGACCCGCGCTCGGGCCACCTCACACTGGAGGCTGCCGTGGACTACGAGCGCACCCGCACCTACGAGCTGGACGTGCGTGCCCAGGACCGCGGGGCCAGCCCCCGTGCTGCCACCTGCACCGTCGTCGTGCGCCTCACCGACGTCAACGACAACGCTCCGCGCATCAGCATCAGTGCCCTCCGTGGCGCTGCCAGTGCTGCCGGCGTGGCCTACGTCAGCGAGGCGGCAGCCACTGAGAGCTTTGTGGCCCTTGTCAGCGCCACGGACCGCGACTCGGGCGCCAATGGGCAGGTGCGCTGCAGCCTCCGTGGCCACGACCACTTCGCCCTGCAGCGAGCCTACGAGGACAGCTACATGATCGTCACCACAGCGGCGCTGGACCGCGAGCGCATCCCTGAGTACAACCTCACCGTGGTGGCTGAGGACCTGGGCTCGCCACCCTTCAAGACCGTCCGCCAGTACACAGTGCGGGTGAGCGATGAGAATGACAACGCACCGCTCTTCGCCAAGCCCCTCTACGAGGTGGCTGTGCCAGAGAACAACCCCCCGGGCGCCTATATCACCACTGTGGTGGCTCGTGACCCTGATCTTGGCCACAATGGTAAGGTCACCTACCGGCTCCTGGAGACACAGGTCATGGGGGCCCCCATCTCCACCTACGTCTCGGTGGACCCCGCCACTGGGGCCATCTATGCCCTCAGGACATTCAACTACGAGATCCTCAAGCAGCTGGACCTGAGGATCCAGGCCACTGATGGTGGCTCCCcgcagctctccagcagcactgttGTCAAAGTGAGAATGGTGGACCAAAACGACAACCCTCCTGTCATCATCCACCCAGTGCTCACCAATGGGACCGTGGAAATCGGTGTGTCCAGCAAGACCTCCCCTGACTCCCTGGTGGCCCAAATCAAAGCTCGAGATGCAGATGATGGGGCCAATGCTGAGCTCACCTTTGCCTTCCTAGAAGAGTCCCAGCAAGACCTCTTCACCATCAACCCCAGTACTGGGGACATCGTGCTGAGGGGTGACCTCTCTGAAGAGCTGGGACAGCTATTCAAGGTCATCCTCACTGTGACAGACAATGGCAGACCTCCCCTGGCCACAACTGCCACAGTCAACTTCCTCGTGACTGCCACTGCTCCGTCCAGTATCCAAGACATagccaagcccagctcctgggaaggaaaGGCTTTGCAGTGGGACATCCCTCTGATCGTGATCATtgtcctggcaggcagctgcacCCTCCTCCTGGTGGCTATAATCACTATTGCCACCACCTGCAACAGGCGCAAGAAGGGGAACAACATCAAAAACAACACTGCCCTGAAGGACCAAATAGACATCTCCCACCTGGAGAAGGGCCATCAGGaggagggcagccagagggGTGGGAACATGTTTGAGGTACGAACCTTTCCCAGCAAAACCTCTTTCACCAGCCCCGaaccctctccagcagctgaagaggTCTCCACCACTGAGAGCGGCAGTGACAGCACTTGCCTCTACGAGGGTCAGAAGAGGCTGAGAGGACAGAGTGGGGAG GGTTTTGCTGCCGCTCCGAGCTACAACAAGGAGCCTGCTCCCCCCGTGGCCATTTGGAAGGGACACTCCTTCAACACCATCTCCGGCCGGGAGGCAGAGAAGTTCAGTGGCAAAGACAGCGGCAAAGGCGACAGTGATTTTAACGACAGCGACTCAGATATCAGCGGAGATGCCCTGAAGAAAGATCTCATCACACACATGCAGAACG GTCTGTGGGCATGCACAGCTGAATGCAAGATCCTGGGGCACTCCGACCGCTGCTGGAGCCCCTCCTGTGGCCGAGCCAACCCTCATCCCTCTCCATATCCTTCAGCACCCCTCTCCACCTTCTGCAAGAGCACGTCCTTGCCCAGGGATCCCCTTCGCAGGGACAACTTTTATCAAGCCCAGCTGCCCAAAACAGTGGGGCTTCAGAGCGTCTATGAGAAGGTGCTGCACAGGGACTTTGACCGGACGATCACGCTCCTCTCCCCGCCGCGCCCTGCACGGCTCCCCGACCTGCAGGAGATCGGGGTGCCCCTGTTCCCAGCCCCCTCGACTAGATACCTGGGCCCCCAGACTGAGACAACTGAGAAGGCGTAG
- the PCDH8 gene encoding protocadherin-8 isoform X1, which yields MSPLRLLAAACLLALSRCKTVRYRTDEEGAPGTVIGTLADEMPVKAPGEMSFRLMRQFSNSSLVRVREEDGQLSIGEAGLDRERLCGQAPQCVLAFDVVSCWRERYRLVHVELEVRDINDNAPRFPHAQMALEVSESAAPGTRLPLEVAVDEDVGSNSIQSFQVSLNSHFGVEAQTRADGARCADLVLLQELDRERQPSYTLELVAKDGGSPARSGTATVHVRVLDANDNSPTFAQSSVTVELPEDAPPGSLLLDLDAADPDEGPNGEVVYAFSSQVPPEARRLFRLDPRSGHLTLEAAVDYERTRTYELDVRAQDRGASPRAATCTVVVRLTDVNDNAPRISISALRGAASAAGVAYVSEAAATESFVALVSATDRDSGANGQVRCSLRGHDHFALQRAYEDSYMIVTTAALDRERIPEYNLTVVAEDLGSPPFKTVRQYTVRVSDENDNAPLFAKPLYEVAVPENNPPGAYITTVVARDPDLGHNGKVTYRLLETQVMGAPISTYVSVDPATGAIYALRTFNYEILKQLDLRIQATDGGSPQLSSSTVVKVRMVDQNDNPPVIIHPVLTNGTVEIGVSSKTSPDSLVAQIKARDADDGANAELTFAFLEESQQDLFTINPSTGDIVLRGDLSEELGQLFKVILTVTDNGRPPLATTATVNFLVTATAPSSIQDIAKPSSWEGKALQWDIPLIVIIVLAGSCTLLLVAIITIATTCNRRKKGNNIKNNTALKDQIDISHLEKGHQEEGSQRGGNMFEVRTFPSKTSFTSPEPSPAAEEVSTTESGSDSTCLYEGQKRLRGQSGEQGFAAAPSYNKEPAPPVAIWKGHSFNTISGREAEKFSGKDSGKGDSDFNDSDSDISGDALKKDLITHMQNGLWACTAECKILGHSDRCWSPSCGRANPHPSPYPSAPLSTFCKSTSLPRDPLRRDNFYQAQLPKTVGLQSVYEKVLHRDFDRTITLLSPPRPARLPDLQEIGVPLFPAPSTRYLGPQTETTEKA from the exons ATGAGCCCCCTGCGGCTGCTGGCcgccgcctgcctgctggccCTGTCCCGCTGCAAGACGGTGAGGTATCGCACCGACGAGGAGGGCGCGCCGGGCACGGTGATCGGTACTCTGGCCGACGAGATGCCGGTGAAGGCGCCGGGGGAGATGAGCTTTCGCCTGATGCGGCAGTTCAGCAACAGTTCGCTGGTGCGGGTGCGGGAGGAGGACGGGCAGCTGAGCATCGGTGAAGCGGGGCTGGACCGGGAGCGGCTGTGCGGCCAAGCCCCACAGTGTGTCCTGGCCTTCGACGTGGTGAGCTGCTGGCGGGAGCGCTACCGCCTGGTGCACGTGGAGCTGGAGGTGCGTGACATCAATGACAATGCACCGCGCTTCCCCCATGCCCAGATGGCGCTGGAGGTGTCGGAGAGCGCTGCCCCCGGCACTCGCCTCCCgctggaggtggctgtggaTGAGGATGTGGGCTCCAACTCCATCCAGAGCTTCCAGGTCTCCCTCAACAGCCACTTCGGTGTGGAGGCACAGACACGGGCGGATGGGGCACGCTGTGCCGacctggtgctgctccaggaactGGACCGCGAGCGCCAGCCCTCCTACACCCTGGAGCTGGTGGCCAAGGATGGTGGCAGTCCAGCGCGCTCAGGCACAGCCACCGTGCATGTCCGCGTTCTCGACGCCAATGACAACAGTCCCACCTTTGCCCAGAGCTCAGTCACGGTGGAGTTGCCTGAGGATGCGCCGCCCGGCTCCCTGCTGCTCGATCTGGATGCTGCTGACCCTGATGAGGGCCCCAATGGTGAGGTGGTCTATGCCTTTAGCAGCCAGGTGCCCCCTGAGGCACGGCGGCTCTTCCGCCTCGACCCGCGCTCGGGCCACCTCACACTGGAGGCTGCCGTGGACTACGAGCGCACCCGCACCTACGAGCTGGACGTGCGTGCCCAGGACCGCGGGGCCAGCCCCCGTGCTGCCACCTGCACCGTCGTCGTGCGCCTCACCGACGTCAACGACAACGCTCCGCGCATCAGCATCAGTGCCCTCCGTGGCGCTGCCAGTGCTGCCGGCGTGGCCTACGTCAGCGAGGCGGCAGCCACTGAGAGCTTTGTGGCCCTTGTCAGCGCCACGGACCGCGACTCGGGCGCCAATGGGCAGGTGCGCTGCAGCCTCCGTGGCCACGACCACTTCGCCCTGCAGCGAGCCTACGAGGACAGCTACATGATCGTCACCACAGCGGCGCTGGACCGCGAGCGCATCCCTGAGTACAACCTCACCGTGGTGGCTGAGGACCTGGGCTCGCCACCCTTCAAGACCGTCCGCCAGTACACAGTGCGGGTGAGCGATGAGAATGACAACGCACCGCTCTTCGCCAAGCCCCTCTACGAGGTGGCTGTGCCAGAGAACAACCCCCCGGGCGCCTATATCACCACTGTGGTGGCTCGTGACCCTGATCTTGGCCACAATGGTAAGGTCACCTACCGGCTCCTGGAGACACAGGTCATGGGGGCCCCCATCTCCACCTACGTCTCGGTGGACCCCGCCACTGGGGCCATCTATGCCCTCAGGACATTCAACTACGAGATCCTCAAGCAGCTGGACCTGAGGATCCAGGCCACTGATGGTGGCTCCCcgcagctctccagcagcactgttGTCAAAGTGAGAATGGTGGACCAAAACGACAACCCTCCTGTCATCATCCACCCAGTGCTCACCAATGGGACCGTGGAAATCGGTGTGTCCAGCAAGACCTCCCCTGACTCCCTGGTGGCCCAAATCAAAGCTCGAGATGCAGATGATGGGGCCAATGCTGAGCTCACCTTTGCCTTCCTAGAAGAGTCCCAGCAAGACCTCTTCACCATCAACCCCAGTACTGGGGACATCGTGCTGAGGGGTGACCTCTCTGAAGAGCTGGGACAGCTATTCAAGGTCATCCTCACTGTGACAGACAATGGCAGACCTCCCCTGGCCACAACTGCCACAGTCAACTTCCTCGTGACTGCCACTGCTCCGTCCAGTATCCAAGACATagccaagcccagctcctgggaaggaaaGGCTTTGCAGTGGGACATCCCTCTGATCGTGATCATtgtcctggcaggcagctgcacCCTCCTCCTGGTGGCTATAATCACTATTGCCACCACCTGCAACAGGCGCAAGAAGGGGAACAACATCAAAAACAACACTGCCCTGAAGGACCAAATAGACATCTCCCACCTGGAGAAGGGCCATCAGGaggagggcagccagagggGTGGGAACATGTTTGAGGTACGAACCTTTCCCAGCAAAACCTCTTTCACCAGCCCCGaaccctctccagcagctgaagaggTCTCCACCACTGAGAGCGGCAGTGACAGCACTTGCCTCTACGAGGGTCAGAAGAGGCTGAGAGGACAGAGTGGGGAG CAGGGTTTTGCTGCCGCTCCGAGCTACAACAAGGAGCCTGCTCCCCCCGTGGCCATTTGGAAGGGACACTCCTTCAACACCATCTCCGGCCGGGAGGCAGAGAAGTTCAGTGGCAAAGACAGCGGCAAAGGCGACAGTGATTTTAACGACAGCGACTCAGATATCAGCGGAGATGCCCTGAAGAAAGATCTCATCACACACATGCAGAACG GTCTGTGGGCATGCACAGCTGAATGCAAGATCCTGGGGCACTCCGACCGCTGCTGGAGCCCCTCCTGTGGCCGAGCCAACCCTCATCCCTCTCCATATCCTTCAGCACCCCTCTCCACCTTCTGCAAGAGCACGTCCTTGCCCAGGGATCCCCTTCGCAGGGACAACTTTTATCAAGCCCAGCTGCCCAAAACAGTGGGGCTTCAGAGCGTCTATGAGAAGGTGCTGCACAGGGACTTTGACCGGACGATCACGCTCCTCTCCCCGCCGCGCCCTGCACGGCTCCCCGACCTGCAGGAGATCGGGGTGCCCCTGTTCCCAGCCCCCTCGACTAGATACCTGGGCCCCCAGACTGAGACAACTGAGAAGGCGTAG